One region of Thermus albus genomic DNA includes:
- a CDS encoding DUF3467 domain-containing protein: protein MSELKLDIQIDKDIALGRYTNLALIAHTKNEFILDFALLQPQGGAIVVSRVITSPQHAKALLRSLAENVARYEETFGPIPEPVAESQA from the coding sequence ATGAGCGAGCTAAAGCTGGATATCCAAATCGACAAGGACATCGCCCTGGGCCGGTACACCAACCTGGCCCTCATCGCCCACACCAAGAACGAGTTCATCCTGGACTTCGCCCTGCTGCAACCCCAGGGGGGGGCCATAGTGGTGAGCCGGGTGATCACCAGCCCGCAGCACGCCAAGGCCCTTCTCCGGAGCCTGGCGGAAAACGTGGCCCGGTACGAGGAAACCTTCGGCCCCATCCCTGAGCCGGTGGCGGAAAGCCAAGCCTAG
- the hemB gene encoding porphobilinogen synthase, protein MERPRRLRSPLLRPLVAEVELSPRHLILPVFVKEGGEPEEVSSMPGVFRHPLGHLPRLGEEVLKAGLGGVILFGVLPEEEKDALGHGAYAEEGIVQRAIRLLKRELPELLVMADTCLCEYTDHGHCGVVREGPLGFYVDNDATLELLAKTALSQAQAGADVVAPSSMMDGQVRAIREALDRGGFAHVPILSYAVKYASAFYGPFREAAGSTPQFGDRTGYQMDPRAGLWDALREAHLDDLEGADMLMVKPALPYLDVLFALKGRFHKPLFAYQVSGEYAMLKAASQKGFLDEKRAVLESLYALRRAGAQGILTYYALEVARWLR, encoded by the coding sequence ATGGAGCGCCCAAGAAGGCTTCGTTCCCCCCTTCTCCGCCCTTTGGTGGCGGAGGTGGAGCTTTCCCCTAGGCACCTGATCCTGCCGGTCTTCGTCAAGGAAGGCGGGGAGCCGGAGGAGGTTTCCTCCATGCCCGGGGTCTTCCGCCACCCCCTGGGCCACCTGCCCCGCCTGGGGGAGGAGGTGCTTAAGGCAGGCCTGGGAGGGGTTATCCTCTTCGGCGTCTTGCCGGAGGAGGAAAAGGATGCCTTGGGGCACGGGGCGTATGCGGAGGAGGGGATCGTTCAGCGGGCCATCCGCCTTTTGAAGCGGGAGCTTCCGGAACTTTTGGTCATGGCCGACACCTGCCTTTGCGAGTACACGGACCACGGGCACTGCGGGGTGGTGCGGGAGGGCCCTTTAGGGTTTTATGTGGACAACGATGCCACCTTAGAGCTTCTGGCCAAGACCGCCCTTTCCCAGGCCCAGGCGGGGGCGGATGTGGTGGCCCCCAGCTCCATGATGGACGGCCAGGTTAGGGCCATCCGGGAGGCCTTGGACCGGGGGGGTTTTGCCCATGTGCCCATCCTCTCCTATGCGGTCAAATACGCTTCCGCCTTCTATGGTCCCTTCCGCGAGGCGGCAGGGAGCACCCCCCAGTTTGGGGACCGCACCGGGTACCAGATGGACCCGAGGGCAGGGCTTTGGGATGCCTTGAGGGAGGCGCATCTGGACGACCTCGAGGGGGCCGACATGCTCATGGTCAAGCCTGCCCTGCCCTATCTGGATGTGCTCTTTGCCCTTAAAGGCCGCTTCCATAAGCCCCTTTTCGCCTACCAGGTGTCCGGGGAGTACGCCATGCTGAAGGCGGCAAGCCAGAAGGGCTTTTTGGACGAGAAGAGGGCGGTTTTGGAAAGCCTTTACGCCTTAAGGCGGGCCGGGGCCCAGGGGATCCTCACCTACTACGCCCTGGAGGTGGCCCGGTGGCTTCGCTAA
- a CDS encoding roadblock/LC7 domain-containing protein, with translation MEEVLQELKTTRGVRVAALLSEDGFVVEEAREAEAPEASLLSARAATVLGTAKALAQTLGQEGVEEVMVEYPEGALLLVPLPGYHLLLLLDSVRSLGRVRLALKRAVPKLEEALR, from the coding sequence GTGGAGGAAGTCCTACAGGAACTCAAAACCACCCGGGGCGTACGGGTAGCCGCCCTTCTCAGTGAGGATGGGTTTGTAGTAGAAGAGGCCCGGGAGGCGGAAGCCCCGGAGGCCAGCCTTCTCTCCGCCCGGGCCGCCACGGTCCTGGGGACCGCCAAGGCCTTGGCCCAGACCCTGGGCCAGGAAGGGGTGGAGGAGGTCATGGTAGAGTACCCTGAGGGGGCCTTGCTTTTGGTGCCCCTTCCCGGCTACCACCTGCTCCTTCTCCTGGACAGCGTGCGCAGCCTGGGACGGGTACGTCTGGCCTTGAAAAGGGCCGTGCCCAAGCTAGAGGAGGCGCTTAGATGA
- a CDS encoding MFS transporter — MKTLRHKAFARLILSYLVSQAGSKIHRVALLVLVYLLTEKAIWVSLVLGVQLLGTVLFSPLLSAWADTQDRKRLLVWSDLLRAPLVALIPLLGAKSLPLLLLLVLLIELLRDLHDPIQNAVVPDLVPKEEVDEANSLVLLADRLSEVLFVGAAGVLVAAIGPAFAFYLNAATYLASGLILMGLPSLRPQRLPKAAFFARVKEGIGHLVGHPALRRAVGTLFVAAAFGSVETALGVVLAIKWLGVGSAGFGFMEAAMALGAILGGLAIPYLLRRIPRERLFLLGLLLFGLFEASIGAFPFFAWVLLAFFVSGFLNMAFIVPARSILQLNTPQEMRGRIFAAFGAVMNAAVLLGTMWGGALEGPIGAPAVFLLAGSLVSLAAGYTLLTGGIPAPQEAQRSPEA; from the coding sequence ATGAAAACTTTACGACACAAGGCCTTCGCCCGCCTGATCCTCTCCTATCTGGTTTCCCAGGCGGGAAGCAAGATCCATAGGGTAGCCCTTCTGGTGCTGGTCTACCTGCTTACGGAAAAGGCCATCTGGGTCTCCTTGGTCCTGGGGGTCCAGCTTTTGGGCACCGTGCTCTTTTCCCCCCTCCTTTCCGCGTGGGCCGACACCCAGGACCGTAAGCGGCTTCTGGTCTGGTCCGACCTCCTGAGGGCCCCCCTGGTAGCCCTCATTCCCCTTTTGGGAGCCAAAAGCTTGCCTCTACTCCTCCTTTTGGTCCTCCTGATAGAGCTACTACGGGACCTCCACGACCCCATCCAAAACGCCGTGGTCCCCGACCTGGTGCCCAAGGAGGAGGTGGACGAGGCCAACAGCCTGGTCCTCCTGGCGGACCGCCTTTCCGAGGTGCTCTTCGTGGGGGCCGCCGGGGTACTGGTGGCCGCTATAGGTCCGGCTTTCGCCTTTTATCTGAATGCTGCCACCTACCTGGCCTCAGGGCTCATCCTGATGGGCCTCCCTTCCCTGAGGCCCCAAAGGCTTCCCAAAGCCGCCTTTTTCGCCCGGGTGAAGGAGGGCATCGGCCACCTGGTGGGCCACCCCGCCCTCCGCCGGGCGGTGGGCACCCTGTTCGTGGCCGCGGCTTTCGGTTCTGTGGAAACCGCCTTGGGGGTGGTGCTGGCCATCAAGTGGCTTGGGGTGGGCTCGGCGGGGTTTGGCTTCATGGAGGCCGCCATGGCCTTGGGGGCCATCTTAGGGGGGCTCGCCATACCCTACCTCCTCAGGCGCATCCCCAGGGAACGGCTCTTCCTCCTGGGGCTCCTCCTCTTTGGCCTTTTTGAGGCCTCCATCGGGGCTTTCCCTTTCTTTGCCTGGGTGCTCCTGGCCTTCTTCGTAAGCGGCTTTCTCAACATGGCCTTCATCGTCCCCGCCCGCTCCATCCTGCAGCTCAACACCCCTCAGGAAATGCGGGGGCGGATCTTCGCCGCCTTCGGTGCGGTGATGAACGCGGCCGTGCTTCTCGGCACCATGTGGGGCGGGGCCTTGGAAGGCCCCATAGGAGCCCCCGCGGTCTTCCTCTTGGCCGGGAGCCTGGTGAGCCTGGCGGCGGGCTACACCCTTCTCACCGGGGGTATCCCTGCACCCCAGGAGGCCCAGCGGTCCCCCGAGGCATAA
- a CDS encoding S9 family peptidase, with protein MEPEILLKLRFLSDLTPGPEGFPLFLLTDVQEGDPPRYRSRLALFDGALRFLTQEEAKKPRYAHPYVYFLRKVGEVQELFRLDLRGGEAERLTETPGVLDYALGPEGGVFFLALKEAPKPGSPRTYEGWPFKFDGRGLLPEGNVVLYALEGGQKQLLLDRSPAPKEMVPSPEGLYLVMAEDVQAQAEWRDTLYRLRDGSLEKVYGGFGPIFALEWSPEGLFFLGHAFERGGGTEARLYHLKDGEARVLLEGSLHNSLNSDLRFGAHPQGPKWGGDGVYVVRTEEGMARLYRVGLEGKAEVVAAEGSVLSFAITERGLFFLTEDFTRPARLEGPLGLFDPNEGVISPLAEPVYTEWPSPEGHRVPGWVLLPQGEGPHPLILYIHGGPHTAFGRAPMLEFQLFCQAGYAVAFCNPRGSTGYGQDFALLEGMWGERDERDLLGFLDHVLAHFPLDPARVGVAGGSYGGYMVNWLTARHPERFRAAVTDRSICNWFSFFGASDIGPRFTFMELFAKPWERPEVLWEKSPLRHVHQVRTPTLVVHSEQDHRCPIDQGETWYTALLHLGVKTRFFRVPEEGHELSRSGRPDRRIARLEAYLDWWRENLQ; from the coding sequence ATGGAACCGGAAATCCTCCTTAAGCTCCGCTTCCTGTCGGACCTTACCCCTGGCCCTGAGGGCTTTCCCCTTTTCCTCCTTACCGACGTCCAGGAGGGGGACCCTCCCCGCTACCGTTCGCGGCTGGCCCTTTTTGACGGGGCCTTGCGCTTCCTCACCCAGGAGGAGGCCAAAAAGCCCCGCTATGCCCATCCTTACGTCTACTTCCTGCGCAAGGTGGGGGAGGTCCAGGAGCTTTTCCGCCTGGACCTAAGGGGTGGGGAGGCGGAGAGGCTTACGGAAACCCCGGGGGTCTTGGACTACGCCCTGGGTCCTGAAGGGGGGGTGTTTTTCCTGGCTCTGAAGGAGGCTCCCAAGCCGGGAAGCCCCCGCACGTACGAGGGATGGCCCTTTAAGTTCGATGGCCGGGGCCTCCTGCCCGAGGGGAATGTGGTCCTTTATGCCCTCGAGGGGGGTCAGAAGCAGCTTCTTCTGGACCGCTCCCCCGCTCCCAAGGAAATGGTGCCCTCCCCCGAGGGGCTTTACCTGGTGATGGCCGAGGATGTGCAGGCCCAGGCGGAGTGGCGGGACACCCTATACCGCCTTAGGGATGGGTCGCTGGAGAAGGTTTACGGGGGCTTTGGCCCCATCTTTGCCCTGGAGTGGAGCCCGGAAGGGCTCTTCTTCCTAGGGCACGCCTTTGAGCGGGGTGGGGGTACGGAGGCCCGGCTTTACCACCTAAAGGATGGGGAAGCCCGGGTCCTTCTTGAGGGTAGCCTACACAACTCCCTCAACTCGGATCTCCGCTTTGGCGCCCACCCCCAAGGACCCAAGTGGGGTGGGGACGGGGTTTATGTGGTGCGCACCGAGGAGGGGATGGCCCGGCTTTACCGGGTCGGGCTAGAGGGAAAGGCTGAGGTGGTGGCCGCGGAAGGTAGCGTTCTTTCCTTCGCCATAACCGAGCGGGGCCTCTTTTTCCTTACCGAGGACTTCACCCGTCCGGCCCGCCTCGAGGGGCCCCTGGGCCTCTTTGACCCCAACGAGGGCGTTATCTCCCCCTTGGCCGAGCCCGTGTACACCGAGTGGCCAAGCCCCGAGGGGCACCGGGTTCCGGGCTGGGTGTTGCTTCCGCAAGGAGAGGGCCCCCATCCGCTGATCCTCTACATCCACGGGGGGCCCCACACCGCCTTCGGCCGGGCCCCCATGCTGGAGTTCCAGCTTTTTTGCCAGGCGGGGTATGCCGTGGCTTTTTGTAATCCTCGAGGCTCCACCGGCTACGGCCAGGACTTTGCCCTCCTGGAAGGGATGTGGGGGGAACGGGACGAGCGGGACCTCCTGGGCTTTTTGGATCACGTTCTGGCCCATTTTCCCTTGGACCCAGCCCGGGTGGGGGTGGCGGGGGGTAGCTACGGGGGGTATATGGTGAACTGGCTCACCGCCCGCCATCCGGAGCGCTTCCGAGCGGCGGTCACCGACCGCAGCATCTGCAACTGGTTCAGCTTCTTTGGAGCCAGCGACATCGGCCCCCGCTTCACCTTCATGGAACTTTTCGCCAAGCCCTGGGAGAGGCCCGAGGTGCTGTGGGAAAAAAGCCCCCTGCGCCACGTCCACCAGGTGAGGACGCCCACCCTGGTGGTCCACTCCGAGCAGGACCACCGCTGCCCCATAGACCAGGGGGAAACCTGGTACACCGCCCTCCTCCACCTGGGAGTAAAGACCCGGTTTTTCCGCGTGCCCGAGGAGGGGCACGAACTTTCCCGCTCCGGCAGGCCCGACCGCCGGATTGCCCGGCTCGAGGCCTACCTGGACTGGTGGCGGGAAAACCTCCAATAA
- a CDS encoding Nif3-like dinuclear metal center hexameric protein: MDRDELVRYLDTYLRLGDFPQDASLNGLQVEGKERVHKVGAAVDAAEATFQKAAEEGVDFLLVHHGLFWGKPFPIVGHHKRRLELLLQGGINLYAAHLPLDAHPEVGNNHQLARALGLVELEPFDVGVKGRFPLPTPLAQVADMLGQLTGMQPLVHQGGKGLVDTVTIVSGGAASLIGRVHTDLFITGEPKHSVFHETFERGLNVIYAGHYDTEVFGVKALAQHLEARFGLPWVFLDHPTGL, from the coding sequence ATGGACCGGGACGAGCTGGTGCGCTACTTGGACACGTACCTGCGCCTAGGAGACTTCCCCCAGGATGCCTCTCTAAACGGCCTGCAGGTGGAGGGGAAGGAGCGGGTGCACAAGGTGGGGGCAGCGGTGGACGCGGCGGAGGCCACCTTCCAAAAGGCGGCGGAGGAAGGGGTGGACTTCCTCCTGGTCCACCACGGCCTTTTCTGGGGAAAACCCTTCCCCATCGTGGGGCACCACAAGCGCCGGCTGGAGCTCCTCCTCCAGGGAGGGATCAACCTCTACGCCGCCCACCTTCCCCTAGACGCCCACCCCGAGGTGGGCAACAACCACCAGCTGGCCCGGGCTCTGGGTCTGGTGGAGCTGGAACCCTTTGACGTGGGGGTAAAGGGCCGCTTTCCCCTGCCCACCCCCTTGGCCCAGGTGGCGGACATGCTGGGGCAACTCACCGGGATGCAGCCTTTGGTCCATCAAGGGGGCAAAGGCCTGGTGGATACGGTAACCATCGTATCCGGCGGGGCGGCCAGCCTGATAGGCCGGGTGCACACGGACCTCTTCATCACCGGGGAACCCAAGCATAGCGTCTTTCACGAAACCTTTGAGCGGGGGCTTAACGTCATCTACGCCGGCCACTACGACACCGAGGTCTTTGGGGTCAAGGCCCTGGCCCAGCACCTGGAAGCCCGCTTTGGCCTGCCCTGGGTTTTCCTGGACCATCCCACGGGGCTATGA
- a CDS encoding response regulator transcription factor — translation MRVLLVEDDPGVREALELGLALEGHEVRSTESPKEALGLLPWAEVVVLDVLLPEGDGFSLLKEIRARSEVPVLMLTALDAVEWRVKGLKEGADDYLVKPYSLSELLARLEALARRTKGPSKVLVYKDLRLYPKRMEAFRGERRLSLPPKAFLLLKAFLESPEEVLSKEALMHRVWGEEVEPATLEVHLSLLRKALGEPNPIQTVRGYGYRLFLP, via the coding sequence ATGAGGGTGCTTTTGGTGGAGGACGACCCCGGGGTACGGGAGGCCTTGGAGCTGGGCCTGGCCCTGGAGGGGCACGAGGTACGGTCCACGGAAAGCCCCAAGGAGGCCCTAGGCCTTCTGCCCTGGGCGGAGGTGGTGGTTTTGGACGTGCTTTTGCCGGAAGGGGATGGGTTTTCCCTCCTTAAGGAGATCCGCGCCCGGTCAGAGGTGCCGGTGCTGATGCTCACCGCCTTGGATGCCGTGGAGTGGCGGGTGAAGGGCTTAAAGGAGGGGGCCGACGACTACCTGGTCAAGCCCTATAGCCTTTCCGAGCTCCTGGCCCGCCTCGAGGCCCTGGCGCGCCGGACCAAGGGACCCTCTAAGGTGCTGGTCTACAAGGACCTCAGGCTTTACCCAAAGCGCATGGAAGCCTTCCGCGGCGAAAGGCGGCTTTCCCTTCCCCCCAAGGCCTTTCTCCTCCTGAAGGCCTTTTTGGAGTCACCGGAGGAGGTGCTTTCCAAAGAGGCCCTGATGCATAGGGTCTGGGGGGAGGAGGTGGAGCCCGCCACCTTAGAGGTGCACCTTTCCCTCTTGAGGAAGGCCCTGGGGGAGCCCAATCCCATCCAGACGGTGCGCGGCTATGGCTACCGCCTTTTCCTCCCTTAG
- the recR gene encoding recombination mediator RecR: MRYPESLLKLTRALSRLPGIGPKTAQKLSLHLAFHREEAEELERALAGLKALGVCRVCGNLAEGELCPICQDEGRDRSVIAVVETVSDLYALERSGEFQGLYHVLGGALNPLEGVGPRELNLESLWPRLPGVEEVVLATSMTVEGEATALYLAEELKRRGVKASRLAYGLPVGGSLEYVDEVTLGRALEGRKAL; encoded by the coding sequence ATGCGGTACCCGGAAAGCCTCCTCAAGCTCACCCGCGCCCTCTCCCGCCTGCCGGGAATCGGCCCCAAAACCGCCCAGAAGCTTTCCCTCCATCTGGCCTTCCACCGAGAGGAGGCTGAGGAACTGGAAAGGGCCTTGGCCGGGCTCAAGGCCTTGGGCGTCTGCCGGGTCTGCGGCAACCTGGCGGAAGGGGAACTTTGCCCCATCTGCCAGGACGAGGGGAGGGACCGGTCGGTGATCGCCGTGGTGGAAACGGTTTCCGACCTCTATGCCCTGGAAAGGAGCGGCGAGTTCCAAGGGCTTTACCACGTGCTGGGCGGGGCCCTGAACCCCTTAGAAGGGGTGGGGCCAAGGGAGCTCAACCTGGAAAGCCTCTGGCCCAGGCTCCCAGGGGTGGAGGAGGTGGTCCTGGCCACCTCCATGACCGTGGAGGGGGAGGCCACGGCCCTATACCTGGCGGAGGAGCTCAAGCGCCGGGGGGTCAAGGCCAGCCGCCTGGCCTACGGCCTTCCCGTGGGGGGAAGCCTGGAGTACGTGGACGAGGTAACCTTAGGCCGGGCCCTGGAGGGGAGGAAGGCCCTGTAG
- a CDS encoding YbaB/EbfC family nucleoid-associated protein: MNLQKLLKEAQKAQKKAAEVQERLETMTVVGTAQGLVEVEANGHGRILAVRLKPEVLTAFQEDLEGLEDLLLVAIQDAQKKAHELSEKEMARELGGVGQVLGKLF, translated from the coding sequence ATGAACCTGCAGAAGCTCTTGAAGGAAGCGCAAAAGGCCCAGAAAAAGGCCGCTGAGGTGCAAGAGAGGCTAGAAACCATGACCGTGGTGGGCACGGCCCAGGGCCTGGTGGAGGTGGAGGCCAACGGCCACGGCAGGATCCTGGCCGTCCGCCTGAAGCCCGAGGTGCTCACCGCCTTCCAGGAGGACCTCGAGGGCCTGGAGGACCTCCTCCTGGTGGCCATCCAGGACGCCCAGAAGAAGGCCCACGAGCTTTCGGAAAAGGAGATGGCCCGGGAGCTGGGGGGCGTGGGCCAGGTGCTGGGCAAGCTTTTCTAG
- a CDS encoding roadblock/LC7 domain-containing protein, translating to MAYLESLAPFGVKRAVLTGLDGLVIEALGRGHPPAEVLAAELASLVRHMTPLAEALFGEVRRFTLATDTHEILALRVGEYVLGAVVERGMDRKAIGQELSRIALRVQNL from the coding sequence ATGGCTTACCTAGAAAGCCTGGCGCCCTTTGGCGTCAAGCGGGCGGTGCTTACGGGCTTGGACGGCCTGGTCATAGAGGCCCTAGGCCGGGGCCACCCCCCGGCCGAGGTCCTGGCGGCGGAGCTGGCCTCCCTGGTGCGCCACATGACCCCCTTGGCGGAGGCCCTCTTTGGAGAAGTGCGCCGGTTCACCTTGGCCACGGACACCCACGAGATCCTGGCCCTACGGGTAGGGGAGTACGTCCTGGGGGCGGTGGTGGAGCGGGGCATGGACCGCAAGGCCATCGGCCAGGAGCTTTCCCGCATCGCCCTTAGGGTGCAGAACCTCTGA
- a CDS encoding PP2C family protein-serine/threonine phosphatase codes for MRLAPRYTVAAVSHVGRRQNNEDFHRVMRLEVPQGNLFLLAVADGMGGMEAGEWASKVAIEALSEAVRAYAEHLRSGRPAVGLAKVMEKAFTLAAKRVEKEAERLGKKGMGTTLTAFLYADWLKEGVVGHIGDSRAYHLTAKGLKRLTEDHSWVAERLREGVLTPTEAERHPYRNILTRALGLPEARFDLKEVRLAPGEGVLLVTDGLYGLLPEEEWLLGKDLQASLEGLMAEALRRGGDDNVTAIALRVE; via the coding sequence ATGCGCCTTGCCCCCCGCTACACCGTGGCTGCGGTGTCCCATGTGGGCCGCCGCCAGAACAATGAGGATTTCCACCGGGTGATGCGCCTGGAGGTTCCCCAGGGCAACCTTTTCCTCCTGGCGGTGGCCGACGGCATGGGAGGAATGGAGGCGGGGGAGTGGGCCAGCAAGGTGGCCATAGAGGCCCTCTCCGAGGCGGTGCGGGCCTATGCCGAGCACCTTAGGAGTGGACGGCCTGCGGTGGGCCTGGCTAAGGTAATGGAAAAGGCCTTTACCCTGGCGGCCAAGCGGGTGGAGAAGGAGGCGGAAAGGCTGGGCAAGAAGGGCATGGGCACCACCCTCACCGCCTTCCTCTATGCGGACTGGCTCAAGGAGGGGGTGGTGGGGCATATTGGGGACTCCCGGGCTTACCATCTCACGGCCAAGGGGCTGAAGCGGCTCACCGAGGACCACTCCTGGGTGGCGGAGCGCTTGAGGGAAGGGGTTCTTACCCCTACCGAGGCCGAGCGCCATCCTTACCGCAACATCCTTACCCGAGCCCTGGGTCTGCCCGAGGCCCGCTTTGATCTGAAGGAGGTGCGCCTCGCCCCAGGGGAAGGGGTGCTTTTGGTCACGGACGGGCTCTACGGCCTGCTCCCCGAGGAGGAGTGGCTTTTGGGCAAGGACCTCCAGGCGAGCCTGGAGGGCCTCATGGCCGAGGCTTTGCGCCGGGGCGGGGACGATAACGTGACCGCCATCGCCTTACGGGTGGAGTGA
- a CDS encoding protein kinase domain-containing protein: MQGLLAFLLVLLTAALASRLSPWPLGFLLVFLSGAAWATGVRPDVVFPWLLLGLGVLAAPRVYLGSRRRFPRRPRTQGRPSSASKTTEEARALEKQYEILEKVGVGGMATVYKAKDKKTGRLVALKVPQERFLGDPRFVRRFHREAEVLAKMDHPNIVKVYDHGQVDGVHYIAMEYLEGEGLDKLIEERRLSLRQAAAILARVADALRHIHAQGIVHRDIKPGNIMILKGALREEGVDPRGVRLMDFGIAAGKVLTRLTITGARIGTPVYMSPEQAKGQKLDHRSDIYSLGIVLYEALTGQPPFTGGYETVIHQQIFQVPTPPKQLNPQIPQVLSDLVLKMLEKDPAKRPTLDEVVQVLSGSWEEEKGLPHPFYLLVGVEAKKGTVRLLDLSGTAARLISGIGSGPGYFPAPPLAVAADPEGGIWMAVFEHGAKLLHRFSPEGQLLLSTGPYGMKPGEFLFPTALAVADGSLFVLDSETATVSRLDLKGQYQERFGGQGTGRGTFQDPKALVATSEFLFVLDYGNRQVQRLSLDGRYLSRYAFRRSKESEELRLLGGVGVEGERLYLYDVEAAKVRVVDLSGRLLASHVLPLLEGEDPRSLVELLPFGGILYAARRGASRIQRIDLKTGEALPPLEVYAPVRALALWRNPA, translated from the coding sequence ATGCAGGGGCTTCTGGCCTTCCTCTTGGTTCTCCTTACCGCAGCCTTGGCCTCACGCCTCTCCCCTTGGCCCCTCGGGTTCCTCTTGGTTTTCCTCTCGGGAGCTGCCTGGGCCACGGGGGTACGGCCGGATGTGGTTTTCCCCTGGCTTCTCCTGGGCCTGGGGGTCCTGGCGGCCCCCCGGGTGTACCTGGGTTCCCGGCGACGGTTCCCAAGGCGTCCCCGCACCCAGGGGCGGCCCTCCTCCGCCTCCAAGACCACCGAGGAGGCCCGGGCTCTGGAAAAGCAGTACGAGATCCTGGAAAAGGTGGGCGTGGGGGGCATGGCCACCGTTTACAAGGCCAAGGACAAGAAAACGGGCCGCCTGGTGGCCCTAAAGGTTCCCCAGGAGCGCTTTCTGGGCGACCCCCGCTTTGTGCGCCGTTTCCACCGGGAGGCGGAGGTCTTGGCCAAGATGGACCACCCTAACATCGTCAAGGTGTACGACCACGGCCAGGTGGATGGGGTCCACTATATCGCCATGGAGTACCTGGAGGGGGAGGGCCTGGACAAGCTCATTGAGGAAAGGCGCCTTTCCCTTAGGCAGGCGGCGGCCATCCTGGCCCGGGTGGCCGACGCTCTGAGGCACATCCACGCCCAAGGCATCGTCCACCGGGACATCAAGCCCGGCAACATCATGATCCTCAAGGGGGCCTTAAGGGAGGAGGGGGTGGACCCCAGGGGGGTGCGGCTCATGGATTTCGGCATCGCCGCTGGCAAGGTTCTCACCCGCCTCACCATCACCGGGGCTCGGATCGGCACCCCGGTCTACATGAGTCCAGAACAGGCCAAGGGGCAGAAGCTGGACCACCGCTCGGATATTTACTCCCTGGGGATCGTCCTTTATGAGGCCTTAACCGGCCAGCCCCCCTTCACCGGCGGGTACGAGACCGTGATCCACCAGCAGATCTTCCAGGTGCCCACCCCTCCCAAGCAGCTCAATCCCCAGATCCCCCAGGTTCTTTCCGATCTGGTCCTGAAGATGCTGGAGAAGGATCCCGCCAAACGGCCCACCCTGGACGAGGTGGTCCAGGTGCTCTCCGGCTCCTGGGAGGAGGAAAAGGGCTTGCCCCATCCCTTCTACCTCTTGGTGGGGGTGGAGGCCAAAAAGGGCACGGTGCGGCTTCTGGACCTTTCGGGTACCGCCGCCCGGCTCATCTCCGGCATCGGCTCGGGCCCCGGCTACTTCCCGGCCCCGCCCTTGGCGGTGGCCGCCGATCCCGAAGGGGGGATCTGGATGGCGGTTTTTGAGCATGGGGCCAAGCTCCTCCACCGCTTTTCCCCCGAGGGCCAGCTTCTCCTATCCACCGGCCCCTATGGGATGAAGCCTGGGGAGTTCCTTTTTCCCACAGCTCTGGCGGTGGCGGATGGTAGCCTTTTCGTTCTGGATTCGGAAACCGCCACGGTGAGCCGGCTGGACTTAAAGGGCCAGTACCAGGAGCGCTTTGGCGGTCAGGGAACGGGCCGGGGCACCTTCCAAGACCCCAAGGCCCTGGTGGCCACCTCGGAGTTCCTCTTCGTGTTGGACTACGGCAACCGGCAGGTGCAGCGCCTCTCCTTGGATGGCCGCTACCTATCCCGCTATGCCTTCCGCCGCTCTAAGGAAAGCGAGGAGCTAAGGCTCCTGGGCGGGGTGGGGGTAGAAGGGGAGAGGCTTTACCTCTACGATGTGGAGGCGGCCAAGGTGCGGGTAGTGGACCTTTCCGGAAGGCTTTTGGCTTCCCATGTCCTGCCCCTTTTGGAAGGAGAGGACCCCAGGAGCCTGGTGGAGCTTCTGCCCTTCGGGGGCATCCTCTATGCTGCCAGGCGTGGGGCGAGCCGCATCCAGCGCATAGACCTGAAGACCGGGGAGGCCTTGCCGCCTTTGGAGGTCTACGCCCCGGTGCGGGCCCTGGCCCTTTGGCGGAATCCGGCATGA